Part of the Panicum virgatum strain AP13 chromosome 4N, P.virgatum_v5, whole genome shotgun sequence genome is shown below.
AGTTTCCATGATGAATAATACCGAGGGGGCATAATCCTTCGCTAGATCGCAAAGTTCCCTTACTATCGCAGGGTTGCCAATCCCGCGACAGTTCCAACTTAAGGTTCTCATTGCTCTCGGCGGTACTCCTCAAAGGAACCCGCCGTTTTCATTTCAGTGTCAACTGAGTCATTATTTCCATTTTGCATCTTCAGCCGTTTATTGACTCTCCCTTTCAACTGGCCATCCCTCTCAAGTTCACTTTGATAGGCATCTGATTTCTGCCAAAGATCAGAATTGTTTCTAGAAAAATCCAGGACACCATCCATTTGTTCAGAAACTGAAACGGAAACCAAAGCCAAATTGTTACTATCTCTAACATTCCCTATTGTAAGGCGCTTACGAGCCCCATTTCCATCAATACTTGTATGCTGGTAACCATCTGTTTCTAGTGTACTTCTTGCATCATCTTTCAGCTCAGAACGGTTATCAACAAAAGCAACTTGATTGTTATCTCCACTCCTAGCCTCAGGTCTTATTGATGGGACCAAGCTCTTATCAAGCTCCTTAGAATCTGACCCCTTAGTGTCAGCCGAACTTGATGGTCTAAATCCCTTCACTCTTCCTTTCCTCTCAGTACTAGCGACCAACCAATCCCCATATTGATAGGCCGCCTTGTCATGCACTCCATCACCACACTCAGAATCCACATGACCCAATAATCCACAAACTGCACAAAACTTTGGCAATTTCTCATATTTAACACGAAAAGCTAAGCGATTTCCTTTTCCTCCAGCAGACACATAGACAATCCTTGTCGAAGGCTTCTCAACATCTAGCTTTATTCTAATGCGTAGATAATCACGCCACCCATTGGTTTCGTCATTCAAATCCA
Proteins encoded:
- the LOC120669279 gene encoding uncharacterized protein LOC120669279, producing MAEYNPSLHSMDPELDSLLQHLKIREDEDEGIVLEENLEELKAEARWTVMSKVMSPNPFSHAAFLANMKYAWSLAKDVIFKAIDENLFVFQFSCLGDWRKVLDDGPWLFRGNAVLLEEYDGITKPSTVKFKDLSIWVRVYDLPTGFRTENIGRQIGNKIGHFLKVDLNDETNGWRDYLRIRIKLDVEKPSTRIVYVSAGGKGNRLAFRVKYEKLPKFCAVCGLLGHVDSECGDGVHDKAAYQYGDWLVASTERKGRVKGFRPSSSADTKGSDSKELDKSLVPSIRPEARSGDNNQVAFVDNRSELKDDARSTLETDGYQHTSIDGNGARKRLTIGNVRDSNNLALVSVSVSEQMDGVLDFSRNNSDLWQKSDAYQSELERDGQLKGRVNKRLKMQNGNNDSVDTEMKTAGSFEEYRREQ